Part of the Aureitalea marina genome, AACAAGCTGTAGAGAACGACGTCCATATACTGGGTGTCTCTTCCTTAGCCGCAGGCCACAAAACCCTGGTGCCCGAGGTGATAGAAGAATTAAAGGGATATGGTCGTGACGATATCATGGTGATAGTAGGAGGGGTAATTCCCGCCCAGGATTATCAGTTCTTATTCGATGCCGGTGCTGTAGCGGTTTACGGACCGGGTACACGGATCAGTGAAGCAGCTGTAGAAATACTGGAAATTCTCATTGAAAGCAATAAGTAACAATTTAGTTACTTAGTGTTTTGTTACTTATTGATTTAAATTCGTAACTTGCCCTTGTGCAAATGCCTTTCAAATTTGGTAAAGTTGTTCAGGACGACTTTTTTGTAAACCGGGAATCGGAGATACATCATATCTCCAATCTCCTGGGATCCGGCATTAATGTTACCCTGATCTCACCGCGCCGCTGGGGCAAGTCGTCCTTGCTCTTTAAGATCGGACGGGAAATGGAAAAGAAGAACCCCGGGGTACGATTTTGTTTTATCGACCTGTTCCAAACCCGTTCGGAGGAAGAATTCTACGCCTATTTTGCCACCGAAGTGATCCGTGCCTCCTACAGCAAGTGGGATGAGCGCATGGAACAGACCAAGAATTTCTTTAAACAGATCATCCCCCGCTTCAGCTTTGGCCTTGACCCCCAGGAACAATTTTCGCTTTCATTTGATTGGGAAGAGGTCAAAAGACATCCCAACGAGATACTGGACCTGCCGGAGAAGATATCCATCCAAAAGAACATCAGGCTCATTGTGTGTCTGGACGAATTTCAGAATATCGCTCATTACGACGAAGACCTCGCTTTTCAGAAAAAACTGAGGGCTGTCTGGCAACGGCATCAACATTGCACTTATGCGCTATACGGGAGTAAGCAACACATGATGGCGGAGTTATTCGAAAATAAGTCCATGCCCTTCTACAAATTTGGGGAGATCCTCTTTTTGGATAAGATAGATAACGACCATTGGAGGCGCTACATCAGCCGGAAATTCAGGAAAAGTGACAAGAAGATATCGGCAAAACTAGCTGGTAAAGTTGCCGACCTAGTAGACAATCATCCCTACTTTGTACAACAATTGGCCAACGCGGTCTGGTTACATACGGATGAAGTTTGCACAGAGGATGAGATCAAACAGGGGTTAAATCATCTGCTAACTCAATACGATATGTTCTTTAGCCGGGAGGTAGATATGCTCTCCAATCTGCAGTTGAACCTGCTGAAGGCAATTGCCTGGGGAGAGGATCAACTGACGGCAAAATCGACCATAAAAAAATACAAACTATCCTCCTCTGCCAGTGTGATCCGGTCACGGGAAGCATTGGTACAAAAAGAGGTTATCGATATATTTAATCAACGAATCGAATTTTTGGATCCCCTTTTCGGACTATGGATCCGTTCGACCTATCAAAAACCATAACAATGAAATATACAGAGGGAATGCTTAAAGCCGATGCGCTAAAGGGAAAGAATATCATCGTTACCGGTGGTGGAAGTGGTCTGGGAAAGGCTATGACCACTTATTTTCTGGAATTGGGCGCCCAGGTGGTGATCACATCCCGAAACATGGACAAGCTGCTTACTGTAAAAGAAGAACTGGAAAGTCAGACCGGAGGGACCGTGTTGCCGGTGGCCTGTGATGTAAGGAATTATGAAGAGGTAGTTAAAATGAGAGACAAGGCCATCGAGGCTTTTGGACGGATCGATGTGCTGCTGAACAATGCCGCAGGAAACTTTATCTCGCCTACCGAACGCCTGTCTGCCAATGCCTTCGATACCATCATCGATATTGTCCTTAGGGGAACCAAGAACTGTACCCTGGCCCTGGGAAAACACTGGATAGACAGCAAACAGGAACAGGCCAATGTGCTCAATATAGTGACCACCTACGCCTGGACCGGATCGGCCTATGTGGTACCGAGTGCCTCAGCCAAGGCGGGGGTACTGGCCATGACGCGTTCACTGGCCGTAGAGTGGGCCAAATACGGTATCCGAAGCAACGCCATTGCACCAGGCCCCTTCCCTACTAAGGGAGCCTGGGACCGACTGCTACCAGGTGAACTGAAGGAAAAGTTCGACCCGGCCAAGAAAGTGCCGATTGCCCGTGTAGGGGACCATCAGGAATTAGCCAATCTGGCAGCCTACGTAGTTTCTGATTACGCTGCCTATATGAATGGTGAAGTACTGACCCTGGATGGAGGAGAATGGCTGAAAGGAGCCGGACAATTCAACCTACTGGAAGCGGTACCGGAAGAGATGTGGGACATGCTGGAGATGATGATCCGCTCCAGGAAAAAATCCTAAGGGTTTTCCCACGCAAGATTTCTACAGGCGATTACGTTTTATCAAGAACCAAGAGCGCTCTATAATCCTTCGTTAGGCCTAGAATATACGGGGGTTCCTGAGTAGAATTGACCATTGATAAATTGGCTTGGTGTTAACAAATTTGATTTTCTATCCACATAATTAATCGTACTTTTAGAACCATAAAATTGTAGGAAACGGATGGGTAAGATCATTGCGATTGCCAACCAGAAAGGAGGAGTAGGAAAAAC contains:
- a CDS encoding AAA family ATPase, producing MPFKFGKVVQDDFFVNRESEIHHISNLLGSGINVTLISPRRWGKSSLLFKIGREMEKKNPGVRFCFIDLFQTRSEEEFYAYFATEVIRASYSKWDERMEQTKNFFKQIIPRFSFGLDPQEQFSLSFDWEEVKRHPNEILDLPEKISIQKNIRLIVCLDEFQNIAHYDEDLAFQKKLRAVWQRHQHCTYALYGSKQHMMAELFENKSMPFYKFGEILFLDKIDNDHWRRYISRKFRKSDKKISAKLAGKVADLVDNHPYFVQQLANAVWLHTDEVCTEDEIKQGLNHLLTQYDMFFSREVDMLSNLQLNLLKAIAWGEDQLTAKSTIKKYKLSSSASVIRSREALVQKEVIDIFNQRIEFLDPLFGLWIRSTYQKP
- a CDS encoding SDR family oxidoreductase; translation: MKYTEGMLKADALKGKNIIVTGGGSGLGKAMTTYFLELGAQVVITSRNMDKLLTVKEELESQTGGTVLPVACDVRNYEEVVKMRDKAIEAFGRIDVLLNNAAGNFISPTERLSANAFDTIIDIVLRGTKNCTLALGKHWIDSKQEQANVLNIVTTYAWTGSAYVVPSASAKAGVLAMTRSLAVEWAKYGIRSNAIAPGPFPTKGAWDRLLPGELKEKFDPAKKVPIARVGDHQELANLAAYVVSDYAAYMNGEVLTLDGGEWLKGAGQFNLLEAVPEEMWDMLEMMIRSRKKS